From a region of the Phaeodactylum tricornutum CCAP 1055/1 chromosome 4, whole genome shotgun sequence genome:
- a CDS encoding predicted protein, translated as MDASHDNVDEDPSILDSALLESLFYNEMMLMEESSSTNALRATLFSSLSDDPRHTDAVTDPNTYAEKALLRDFGVEGPTRLDPPVSLWPSTTETPTVDGSSMESSSYVTSGAEHDEEKKAKLVTQFATLASRLGITLPPQVVQSLAGVAAGTKDQHPITSGTPPRNGNALATNGTAAKIQPRSTLPSGNSADALSSHVKPCEQVQFLHSAAEAAVMTVTKKRSFSDADGNAAPAASSQPAKPAYSKRRKKPRLADCEHKLLHLQTENAMLKRHLANVSQKSQAQDAERIQAEEKMRVMLEQNASPEELDAVVSYYKEMYSDYGRRRHQEILFHLEQLQRLANPTNFTKMGLWTLGQQSKGPDPIAGILQKELDIQPQQGRKIIEQRQKIRNVCSNLKECLFLLGKLKTLCEQKTSIFHDRMTKCREILTPRQVVMLLVWINDHSQVLQSVCPGWGSELRSKVP; from the exons ATGGACGCTTCCCACGACAACGTCGACGAAGATCCCTCCATCCTGGACAGCGCACTGTTGGAAAGTCTCTTTTACAACGAAATGATGCTCATGGAGGAATCCTCTTCCACCAACGCCTTGCGGGCGACCTTATTCTCTTCCTTGTCTGACGATCCACGTCACACGGACGCCGTCACCGATCCGAATACGTACGCCGAAAAGGCCCTGCTCCGTGATTTCGGGGTTGAGGGACCGACACGCCTCGATCCACCCGTATCACTCTGGCCCTCGACGACCGAGACACCAACAGTGGACGGGTCCAGTATGGAGTCGTCATCCTACGTAACGAGTGGGGCCGAACacgacgaagagaaaaaggccaaacTTGTGACCCAGTTTGCCACCCTGGCGTCACGTTTGGGTATTACCTTGCCACCGCAAGTGGTCCAATCCTTGGCCGGAGTTGCCGCTGGAACCAAAGACCAGCATCCAATTACATCCGGCACACCGCCCCGTAATGGGAACGCACTGGCGACCAACGGCACAGCGGCCAAGATTCAACCGCGTTCCACCCTCCCATCTGGCAACAGCGCCGACGCTCTCTCCAGCCACGTCAAACCTTGTGAACAGGTGCAATTCTTGCACTCCGCTGCCGAAGCCGCGGTGATGACCGTCACCAAGAAGCGTTCTTTTTCGGATGCGGACGGGAATGCCGCCCCCGCCGCTTCCAGTCAGCCCGCGAAACCCGCCTATAGCAAACGACGGAAAAAGCCCCGGCTGGCCGATTGCGAACACAAGCTGCTACATTTACAGACGGAAAACGCCATGCTCAAACGACATCTGGCCAACGTCTCGCAAAAGTCGCAGGCGCAGGATGCGGAGCGCATCCAAGCCGAAGAGAAAATGCGGGTAATGTTGGAACAAAACGCGTCGCCGGAAGAATTGGATGCCGTCGTTAGTTACTACAAGGAGATGTATTCGGACTACGGACGTCGACGACATCAAGAAATTTTGTTTCATTTGGAACAATTACAACG CTTGGCCAATCCAACGAACTTTACCAAAATGGGACTCTGGACACTAGGACAGCAAAGCAAGGGACCGGATCCAATAGCTGgaattttgcaaaaagaactCGACATTCAGCCGCAGCAGGGACGTAAAATCATCGAACAACGGCAAAAGATTCGCAACGTTTGCTCCAATCTCAAAGAG TGTCTGTTTTTGCTGGGAAAACTGAAGACCTTGTGCGAACAAAAGACTTCTATTTTTCACGATCGCATGACGAAATGCCGTGAAATACTCACGCCTCGCCAAGTCGTCATGCTGTTGGTTTGGATCAACGATCACTCACAAGTATTGCAGAGCGTATGCCCGGGTTGGGGCTCGGAATTACGCTCTAAAGTGCCATAG
- a CDS encoding predicted protein — translation MHDPRSQIFPTSTRVLIESRVIPVTRKWETTSGRVIVFPSSVPTTVLPIRATDGSTDRPTEPQVCQTSTTRTVPYGSRPHDSFCVPSFVGSCLLSFLRPIFDKILYDVSVANRRISPGSLLFALYAHDSATPSVTRMKRSLHRRRVTRLALFVVGTSLSGTTRSRPSDGRVLVAAWLTVPPPPLFSGRSDAPCVVPKGNGRLRTRTWRLEGSLTVDPYERDQRIREDMELASHDDRDKMEYGHDVIRGSINVTNIAVTDAYASMDPSDRNGEHEPTSSWGASQPRSLPWWRWWQRSESLEPPDGEEVTTAPFSKLDANATEPSTHFPDSASVRSAWRRRNARSAEEGIRREKTTQLSSLLAKAGSIDPTIQQGRRYAARTITGLINALAEEVADLNVEVDARRSTPLWGKHVDAVKIKFSRLGFKPLRMGGLDDTLRLYDETFPHTAVNSFTRPLSDVPSADEAFAQIDIDNSGALDPDEIARALNLAANSASDDATAEDPNSLALLKDLATDLVQLYDFDGDGAVDRTEYQRMVEDMAALRAAQKARQAEATEKESHGWLAPVKHFFGGLLSGSADEKDAEDGFLTDPARSTASPMFRASSGDLEVAEPIADSDADGKAIQKTRDIVNLSDSPGMVDSMAKTLGSITLSDLKLDLRRLVFGAIPVLKHITPGGPLILEPFTATVNGSFNREDIMSSFLLDAGLRRLVARVLRIRVRSVRDLMDGAVFVGRSWNDKSPTAPRVEVPELTNIEFDKQNRLIITGRARVCTNPGAPKINQAFKVRTKIGAGQDGRFIRLVEPELAFVLECPTSWEKSIGMICETLNIKVPARPRPLYSFFPIYSPFKLEDNDGFDLGEDNHIKSIYVQDGALQFEMSAVLRPGRFLGNHYLAFTIPNRTFIITLERVKEGIRAARKIKQEGKALDTTAKLQASTRLRNGIQAPVTAKAPFVETPSIQRTQPKSFFSRFVDGYLQSERDEAKQERAVTAIRDFFGRQIVKDSDGES, via the exons ATGCACGATCCGAGAAGTCAAATATTCCCAACCTCGACTCGTGTTCTAATCGAATCCCGTGTTATTCCGGTGACCCGTAAGTGGGAAACGACTTCCGGAAGAGTCATCGTTTTTCCTTCTTCCGTTCCCACCACGGTACTACCAATTCGTGCCACCGATGGAtcgaccgaccgaccgaccgaaCCTCAAGTATGCCAAActtcgacaacgagaacgGTACCGTACGGCAGTCGACCTCACGATAGTTTCTGTGTTCCTTCGTTCGTTGGTTCTTGCCTTCTTTCTTTCCTCCGTCCGATTTTCGACAA AATACTTTACGACGTATCGGTCGCTAATCGTCGAATTTCTCCAGGCTCCCTTTTGTTCGCTCTATA TGCCCACGACTCCGCTACCCCTTCCGTAACACGGATGAAGCGTTCTCTCCACCGACGCCGCGTCACTCGTCTGGCACTCTTCGTTGTGGGGACGAGTTTGTCGGGGACGACGAGGAGTCGTCCCTCCGATGGTCGCGTCTTGGTCGCGGCGTGGCTTACGGTCCCACCACCACCCCTCTTTTCCGGGCGTTCCGACGCACCCTGCGTCGTACCCAAGGGCAATGGCCGTTTGCGGACCCGCACGTGGCGATTGGAAGGATCTTTGACCGTTGATCCGTACGAACGGGATCAACGAATCCGTGAGGATATGGAATTGGCATCACACGACGATCGTGACAAGATGGAATACGGACACGACGTGATTCGGGGTTCCATCAACGTGACGAATATCGCCGTAACGGATGCGTACGCCTCGATGGATCCGTCCGATCGCAACGGCGAACACGAGCCAACCTCCTCCTGGGGTGCGTCCCAGCCACGATCCCTCCCCTGGTGGCGATGGTGGCAACGATCCGAATCACTCGAGCCGCCGGATGGAGAAGAGGTCACTACCGCGCCTTTTAGCAAATTAGACGCGAACGCCACTGAACCATCCACACACTTCCCGGACTCTGCGTCGGTCCGTTCCGCTTGGCGTCGGCGCAATGCCCGTAGTGCCGAAGAAGGAATTCGTCGGGAAAAGACAACGCAGCTATCGTCGTTACTCGCCAAGGCCGGCTCGATCGACCCGACTATTCAACAAGGTCGACGATACGCCGCCCGTACCATTACTGGTCTCATCAACGCGCTCGCGGAAGAAGTGGCCGATCTCAACGTTGAAGTGGACGCCCGACGGAGTACGCCGCTCTGGGGCAAACACGTGGACGCCGTCAAGATTAAATTCAGTCGACTCGGTTTCAAACCCTTGCGCATGGGTGGGTTGGACGATACCCTGCGACTGTACGACGAGACCTTTCCCCACACGGCCGTGAATTCCTTCACCCGACCACTCTCCGACGTGCCGTCGGCAGACGAAGCCTTTGCACAAATCGATATCGACAACAGTGGAGCCTTGGATCCGGACGAGATTGCGCGAGCGCTTAATCTAGCTGCGAATTCGGCTTCGGACGACGCGACAGCCGAAGATCCCAACAGTTTAGCGTTGTTGAAGGATTTGGCGACGGATTTGGTACAACTTTACGATTTTGACGGGGACGGCGCCGTCGATCGCACTGAGTATCAGCGAATGGTGGAAGACATGGCGGCTCTGCGGGCAGCGCAAAAAGCGCGACAAGCAGAGGCTaccgaaaaggaaagtcACGGGTGGCTCGCACCGGTCAAACATTTTTTCGGAGGGCTCTTGAGTGGCAGTGCCGATGAGAAGGATGCCGAAGACGGATTCTTGACGGATCCCGCTCGCTCGACAGCGAGCCCGATGTTCCGAGCGTCCAGTGGAGATTTGGAAGTAGCTGAACCCATTGCCGATAGTGACGCCGATGGTAAAGCAATCCAAAAGACACGAGATATTGTGAATCTTTCGGACTCTCCCGGAATGGTGGATTCGATGGCGAAAACCCTGGGCTCCATCACTTTGTCGGATCTGAAATTGGATCTGCGGCGCTTGGTTTTTGGGGCCATTCCTGTATTGAAGCATATCACTCCCGGTGGTCCCTTGATTCTTGAACCTTTCACTGCTACCGTCAATGGCTCCTTCAACCGAGAGGATATCATGAGTTCGTTTCTGCTGGATGCTGGCCTTCGTCGTCTCGTAGCTCGGGTTTTGCGTATACGCGTCCGATCCGTTCGAGACCTTATGGATGGCGCCGTATTCGTAGGTCGATCCTGGAACGACAAATCTCCGACAGCCCCGCGAGTGGAGGTGCCGGAATTGACCAACATAGAATTTGACAAACAAAATCGACTCATCATTACCGGAAGGGCTCGCGTTTGCACGAATCCCGGTGCACCGAAGATCAATCAAGCCTTCAAAGTCCGTACCAAAATTGGCGCAGGGCAGGATGGGCGCTTTATTCGACTCGTCGAGCCAGAATTGGCGTTCGTTTTGGAATGTCCAACCTCATGGGAGAAAAG CATTGGCATGATCTGCGAAACGCTCAACATCAAAGTGCCGGCTCGCCCCAGGCCTTTGTATTCGTTTTTTCCTATATACTCACCTTTCAAGTTGGAGGATAACGATGGTTTCGATCTGGGTGAAGACAATCACATAAAATCAATCTACGTACAGGACGGTGCTTTACAATTTGAAATGAGTGCGGTCCTAAGGCCAGGCAGGTTCCTGGGGAACCACTACCTAGCCTTCACTATACCCAATCGAACTTTTATTATCACACTGGAACGGGTCAAGGAAGGTATCCGAGCTGCTCGCAAAATTAAGCAAGAAGGTAAAGCTTTGGACACGACCGCGAAGCTGCAAGCGTCGACCCGGTTAAGGAACGGTATCCAAGCACCGGTCACAGCGAAAGCGCCGTTTGTTGAAACACCGTCCATTCAACGAACGCAGCCAAAGAGTTTTTTCAGTCGTTTCGTCGATGGATACTTGCAATCTGAACGGGATGAGGCAAAGCAAGAACGGGCCGTCACAGCTATCCGTGACTTCTTTGGTCGACAAATAGTGAAAGATTCTGATGGTGAGAGCTAA
- a CDS encoding predicted protein, with protein MVFLHLFVVNRSGGLIHHRHLSNKAPKIGTNEWLRIGSTFHSLHAIAAEASPVRLPGGKNSNDGIEEMVTGGMVLRSFQTRTGIKFVLTAEPQTPDLGQVLKEIYVLYTECVLKDPFYELEMPIRSELFVHAVDALVERVQNAVSISPTKHR; from the exons ATGGTGTTTCTCCACCTATTCGTTGTCAACAGGTCAGGGGGATTAATCCATCACCGGCATTTGTCGAACAAGGCACCAAAGATTGGGACAAATGAATGGCTTCGAATCGGGTCGACTTTCCATTCGTTGCATGCTATCGCAGCTGAGGCATCGCCAGTTCGCTTGCCCGGGGGCAAAAATTCGA ATGATGGAATTGAAGAAATGGTGACGGGTGGTATGGTGCTTCGCAGTTTCCAGACAAGGACAGGAATTAAGTTTGTGCTGACTGCCGAGCCTCAAACACCAGATCTTGGCCAGGTACTTAAAGAAATTTACGTACTGTATACGGAGTGTGTATTGAAGGATCCATTCTACGAGCTTGAAATGCCAATACGCAgcgaattgtttgtgcaCGCGGTGGATGCATTGGTTGAACGGGTACAAAATGCGGTGTCTATCTCGCCAACGAAGCACCGATAG
- a CDS encoding predicted protein — protein sequence MTERIMKRIPVEGQAGGAGGQSTWDGFLRAEENWKRMRTFDPKTSEKVHIPDFVIEDGASGNPAAWTKLMQQQNKELDYDIVVCGGTLGIFFATALQLQGFSVCVVEAGKLRGREQEWNLSMDELLELVELGVLSEDDIDTALKTDFPACRSGFKNREENGLEGGYFDNGVGFETATDNVLNLGISPAVLLDLVKEKFKAIDGVIKEESPLRAVHISETVGAALDFGSDKAPITGRLVLDCMGNASPISRQQRQGVKPDGVCAVVGSCAAGFDKETNLIGDIIYTNSEMEDKGDNGMYQYFWEAFPVGIGKNGQAPGSSDVKTTYLFTYMDAHEKRISLGTLMDDYWRLLPKYQPSIQNPETDLDFRRVLFAYFPTYRDS from the coding sequence ATGACGGAACGCATTATGAAACGTATCCCGGTGGAAGGTCAAGCAGGGGGCGCAGGTGGGCAATCTACGTGGGACGGCTTCTTACGGGCGGAAGAAAATTGGAAGCGTATGCGAACATTTGACCCGAAAACCTCTGAAAAGGTACATATACCTGATTTCGTCATCGAAGATGGCGCGTCCGGGAATCCGGCCGCGTGGACGAAGCTtatgcaacaacaaaataAAGAACTTGACTACGATATTGTTGTATGTGGTGGGACGTTGGGTATTTTCTTTGCAACAGCATTACAATTGCAGGGATTTAGCGTGTGTGTGGTCGAAGCCGGCAAACTGCGTGGCCGTGAACAGGAATGGAATCTCAGTATGGACGAATTGCTAGAGCTGGTAGAGTTGGGTGTATTGAGTGAAGACGACATCGATACTGCTTTGAAAACTGACTTTCCAGCATGTCGGTCAGGCTTCAAGAATCGCGAGGAAAACGGCCTCGAAGGCGGATATTTTGACAATGGTGTCGGATTCGAGACAGCAACGGATAATGTTCTAAACCTAGGCATTTCACCTGCGGTTTTGCTGGATCTTGTGAAAGAAAAATTCAAGGCGATCGACGGTGTAATCAAGGAAGAAAGTCCGCTTAGGGCAGTTCATATTTCGGAGACTGTTGGGGCTGCTCTAGATTTTGGCTCAGATAAGGCACCTATTACAGGACGATTGGTGCTTGATTGCATGGGGAACGCATCGCCCATATCacgacagcaacgacaaggaGTGAAGCCCGATGGGGTTTgtgctgttgttggttcATGTGCTGCCGGATTTGACAAGGAAACCAATCTGATTGGTGACATCATCTATACGAACTCAGAAATGGAAGACAAGGGAGACAATGGCATGTACCAATACTTTTGGGAAGCATTTCCTGTTGGCATTGGCAAGAATGGCCAAGCTCCTGGCAGCAGTGACGTGAAGACAACGTACCTCTTTACATATATGGACGCACACGAGAAACGGATCTCGTTGGGTACGCTCATGGACGACTATTGGAGACTACTCCCTAAATACCAGCCTTCGATTCAAAATCCCGAGACAGACCTCGATTTTCGGCGGGTTTTGTTTGCGTACTTCCCAACGTACAGAGATTCT
- a CDS encoding predicted protein has product MTLASSSLAFLPRAQQTWTSESPRDSAIATWMKAERNHAVSSRREFWTATAASLLVVAGSHAPPARAFTIGGKICYGDEDLMVSKAHGTSETPVQNDLLYNVNPKLADRICSYNRHFAEQAGYYKTTSWEQVLLQQQAAVGPGGTPQPVTFYDSVTGKPLFVAPVNRSVQDLLRESELHGWPSFRDDEVVWENVRVLRRSGETVSVDGTHLGHNLPDRKGNRYCINLVSVAGRPTNTV; this is encoded by the exons ATGACTCTCGCGTCGAGCAGTCTCGCCTTTTTGCCCCGTGCACAACAAACCTGGACGAGTGAGAGTCCCCGCGATTCCGCCATTGCCACGTGGATGAAGGCCGAACGAAACCATGCCGTATCGTCACGTCGGGAGTTCTGGACCGCTACCGCCGCCTCGTTGCTGGTCGTCGCCGGCAGCCACGCGCCTCCCGCACGCGCGTTCACCATTGGGGGCAAGATTTGCTACGGCGACGAAGACCTGATGGTGTCCAAGGCGCACGGCACGTCGGAAACCCCCGTCCAGAACGATCTACTCTACAACGTCAATCCCAAACTAGCCGACCGCATCTGCAGTTACAATCGACACTTTGCCGAACAAGCCGGTTATTACAAAACCACGTCCTGGGAACAAGTCTTGCTCCAACAACAGGCAGCGGTCGGACCCGGCGGGACACCCCAACCCGTTACCTTTTACGATTCCGTCACGGGCAAACCCTTGTTTGTAGCGCCAGTCAACCGCTCCGTACAAGATTTGTTACGAGAATCCGAATTGCACGGATGGCCGTCGTTTCGTGACGATGAAGTCGTCTGGGAAAACGTTCGTGTCTTGCGCCGGTCGGGTGAAACCGTATCCGTGGACGGGACCCATTTAG GTCACAACCTTCCCGACCGCAAGGGCAACCGGTACTGCATTAACTTGGTGAGCGTGGCCGGTCGACCCACCAATACGGTATAG